A region from the Malus domestica chromosome 07, GDT2T_hap1 genome encodes:
- the LOC103438906 gene encoding uncharacterized protein → MNKEEVSRMREGTDPSSENAEGHPEGLQLEIMNQNHENPEPLMEKTTKTCSRKKTKYNCTVVRRSLRFQNGILPAGNENTELVLEDTTAGESGSAEEQPAHKMHGSTSGDKSLEEKVDYIMQLLEARNSKARGKHSSFCESPESMYKSSYADSQKIEALANENHKLSMKLEIALAKLEAYESRTHAFSEMAEKLKDVIVVSNLSKVTETAVNLSSQTAHGALVPQEEFLSHFLNRKRPNAQSPKAAAKRKKQEKKANRRYC, encoded by the exons ATGAACAAAGAAGAAGTGTCTCGCATG CGTGAAGGCACAGATCCTTCATCTGAGAATGCGGAGGGGCACCCTGAAGGTTTGCAGTTGGAGATAATGAATCAGAACCATGAAAATCCAGAGCCTCTGATGGAGAAAACAACCAAAACTTGTTCAAGGAAGAAAACAAAGTACAATTGTACTGTTGTTAGGCGATCCTTGCGTTTCCAAAATGGTATTCTGCCTGCTGGAAACGAGAATACAGAACTTGTGCTTGAAGATACAACCGCTGGCGAAAGTGGAAGTGCAGAAGAACAACCTGCCCATAAAATGCACGGGTCAACCTCAGGCGACAAAAGCTTGGAAGAAAAAGTTGACTATATTATGCAACTTTTGGAAGCGAGGAACTCAAAG GCACGGGGTAAACACTCATCCTTCTGTGAAAGCCCAGAGTCGATGTACAAAAGCTCATATGCAGATTCCCAAAAG ATTGAGGCTTTAGCAAACGAAAACCATAAGCTGTCAATGAAGTTGGAAATTGCTCTTGCCAAACTTGAGGCA TACGAGAGCAGGACTCATGCATTTTCTGAAATGGCGGAGAAACTGAAGGATGTgattgtagtttcaaatttgtcAAAAGTTACAGAAACTGCAGTTAATCTGTCATCTCAGACGGCACATGGAGCTCTTGTGCCACAGGAGGAGTTTCTTTCGCATTTCCTTAACCGGAAAAGGCCGAATGCTCAGTCACCCAAAGCTGCAGCAAAGAGAaagaaacaagagaagaaagCAAATCGAAGGTACTGTTGA
- the LOC103438927 gene encoding replication factor C subunit 3-like, which translates to MKLQTQLCSTMPSPSIISRSSSYPQFTKTWPSKCTLPENLPPVNHSACSAPPSKFTSAKLSLGTKIRKLIRRRGNLNLTEQSLQAHNNAHVEGDAIKLHKRVEQVSLQDYYKAEEERSSKYSPYYIRGLTYPAFVVPKHPSNTPGRESHTSHRSWNSFSTFFSGFKMREWSSCIGSKREDYDKLRPDMYTAIKPPKPPLINSSSSTITEISLLESKERKEVGRSSNESNKKKPLRERVRTGAATAAASATQRNDQIKVTSVAEKEYAWADKYQPLCLEDFICNRDKAIQLQALAKQGGCGHFIFEGPPGVGKRTMIWAMLREAFGRDTINATEEFKAFNLKGEMVGSIEVHVKQSPQHVEVNLSELKGYEKHVIVELMRETQDNMLNKSLPCSLDNCRAIILYEADKLSTDALLYIKWLLERYKGCNKVFFCCSDISKLQAIKSLCTIVELLPPSKNEIVEVLKFISKKEGIDLPHELAERFAQNSNNSLRQAIRSFEATWKKSYPFKEDQVILTGWEDNIADIAKNMIEEQSPKQLYIVRGKLQNLIVHCVCPEFIFKSLVAQLKKYVDDSLQDRVESMYDEYNRNDENMFESGKALALSRHDHEETGKRLTDQSRKHIQQFLRIEEFIAKFMSCYKGCTYTRSLPVGDPT; encoded by the exons ATGAAGTTGCAGACGCAACTCTGCAGCACAATGCCAAGCCCTTCAATAATCTCCCGCTCTTCGTCCTACCCGCAGTTCACAAAGACATGGCCTTCGAAGTGCACTCTCCCCGAAAACCTCCCTCCGGTCAACCACTCTGCATGCTCAGCTCCACCGTCGAAGTTCACTTCTGCCAAGCTCTCCTTGGGCACGAAGATCAGAAAACTCATCAGGCGGAGGGGGAATTTGAACTTGACAGAGCAAAGCCTCCAGGCTCACAATAACGCGCACGTTGAGGGAGATGCGATCAAGCTTCACAAGAGAGTAGAGCAAGTTAGTCTTCAAGACTATTATAAAGCTGAGGAGGAGAGAAGCTCAAAGTATAGTCCCTATTACATTAGGGGACTCACGTACCCGGCCTTCGTTGTCCCTAAGCATCCAAGTAATACTCCGGGGCGCGAAAGCCATACTTCTCATCGTTCTTGGAACTCATTCTCCACCTTCTTTTCGGGGTTCAAAATGCGAGAGTGGAGCTCTTGCATTGGTTCGAAAAGAGAGGATTACGACAAGCTTAGGCCGGATATGTACACTGCGATAAAACCCCCCAAACCACCTTTAATTAACTCCTCATCATCGACAATTACAGAGATTTCTTTGTTGGAGAGCAAAGAGAGGAAGGAGGTTGGGAGGAGTAGCAATGAATCTAACAAAAAGAAGcccttgagagagagagtgagaacaGGAGCAGCAACAGCTGCTGCTTCGGCTACGCAGAGAAATGATCAAATTAAGGTGACGAGTGTCGCTGAGAAGGAATATGCGTGGGCAGACAAGTACCAGCCTCTGTGCTTAGAAGATTTCATATGCAATAGAGACAAAGCAATTCAACTGCAGGCGTTG GCCAAACAAGGAGGATGTGGACATTTCATATTTGAAGGACCGCCGGGAGTGGGGAAGAGAACGATGATCTGGGCTATGCTTCGAGAGGCTTTTGGACGCGACACAATAAAC GCCACAGAAGAGTTCAAGGCATTCAACCTCAAG GGGGAAATGGTAGGTAGCATAGAAGTACATGTAAAGCAATCCCCTCAACATGTAGAAGTGAATCTCTCTGAACTGAAGGGCTACGAGAAGCATGTCATTGTGGAACTCATGAGAGAGACACAGGACAATATGCTGAACAAGTCTCTGCCATGCAGCCTTGACAACTGTCGAG CAATAATCTTATACGAGGCAGACAAGCTGTCGACCGATGCCCTACTGTATATAAAGTGGCTTTTAGAAAGGTATAAAGGGTGTAATAAGGTCTTCTTCTGCTGCTCTGATATCTCAAAGCTTCAGGCAATCAAATCGCTTTGCACCATCGTTGAGCTTTTACCTCCTTCCAAGAATGAG ATTGTTGAAGTTTTAAAATTCATATCTAAAAAAGAAGGCATAGATTTGCCACATGAACTGGCTGAAAGGTTTGCCCAAAATTCGAATAATAGTCTCCGTCAAGCCATTCGTTCATTCGAGGCTACTTGGAAGAAAAG CTATCCTTTTAAAGAAGATCAAGTAATTCTGACAGGTTGGGAAGATAACATTGCAGATATTGCCAAGAATATGATTGAAGAGCAAAGCCCAAAACA GCTATATATAGTCCGCGGAAAGCTTCAAAATCTTATAGTTCATTGCGTTTGTCCGGAATTCATTTTCAAA TCCCTAGTAGCACAGCTGAAGAAGTATGTGGACGACAGCCTGCAGGATCGAGTTGAGAGCATGTACGACGAATACAAC AGGAACGACGAAAATATGTTTGAGAGTGGCAAAGCACTGGCACTCAGTCGGCACGATCATGAGGAAACGGGTAAAAGGCTCACTGATCAATCCAGAAAGCATATTCAGCAGTTCTTGAGAATTGAAG AGTTTATAGCCAAGTTCATGAGCTGCTACAAGGGTTGCACGTATACCAGGTCTTTGCCCGTTGGCGATCCAACATAA